In Plasmodium sp. gorilla clade G2 genome assembly, chromosome: 5, one genomic interval encodes:
- a CDS encoding zinc finger protein, putative, whose amino-acid sequence MSESSALSTSVKDTNKCDSSNYDKEELIDINKSFINIEDENTKDIKNYMNDKTSFMKRIQTFKAWVRKPAHLSSLILARNGYVCQDEFVIRCEICNCKYIYEKDTYSMYTRINDLCLLHLDNCPWKNILMDLSIFDLDYKSLRKEELLREYEDNIVSLRNNLLYVPFINIKKALNDLIYILKKYLENNMNKKRFSIFDHYVKIFKEQYIEIFLNNKNIIDKGIEIIRNKYPLYEKYIVDINYLNNLNFNINNITTFINILSDICLDDSFCDEQDDINMYFKIIQKLKNYQYENINIFKLMALFGWSYKSHDEEHAQILQCKYCFREIDIVQYSYFSLKENKLFLHKDLFASQQKDVLQHILKRKNILLEQRRKQNEKDTLEFTSEHIILSKMCDDLRETYHKCIELMRDNKKKEHEQNQEKGNNDLNKEENMDKNNNIEENNKNEKCNPSDVASQSDSCQENVEYSQSDGITNSESNIENSQKEQEGFSFKWKLKNLFSSQIVQQGVKDIYSDKLSCEEDREHILEDMKEIIFSHKMENNKDHTKNNNNNSNNSNNSNDGDNNNSNNSNDDDNNVENHLKECIGEMCLNIGPYLENQNYFIKSLYDYYVLLTPEISSTDKNETDIKNAFIIRPFNVVENHRIYCPYITEDLYLFSKITKLIFELLILEFERKYVFK is encoded by the coding sequence ATGAGCGAATCAAGCGCGTTGAGTACTAGTGTTAAGGACACAAACAAATGTGATTCTTCAAATTATGATAAGGAAGAACTAATTGATATCAATAAgagttttataaatatagaagaTGAGAACACAAAAGATATAAAGAACTATATGAACGATAAAACATCCTTTATGAAAAGAATCCAAACATTTAAAGCATGGGTTAGAAAACCAGCACATTTATCTTCTTTGATATTAGCTAGAAATGGATATGTATGTCAAGATGAATTTGTAATAAGATGTGAAATATGtaattgtaaatatatttatgaaaaagaTACATATTCAATGTATACCCGCATAAATGATTTATGCTTATTACATTTAGATAATTGTCCATGGAAAAATATTCTTATGGATTTAAGTATTTTTGATTTAGATTATAAATCATTAAGAAAAGAGGAATTACTTAGAGAATATGAAGATAATATAGTATCATtaagaaataatttattatatgttccttttattaatataaaaaaggctttgaatgatttaatatatattttaaaaaaatatttagaaaataatatgaataaaaaaaggtTTAGTATTTTTGATCATTATGTTAAAATTTTCAAAGAACAATATATcgaaatttttttaaataataagaatattatagATAAAGGAATTGAGATAATTAGAAATAAATATcctttatatgaaaaatatattgtggACATAAATTatctaaataatttaaattttaatattaacaaCATTACcacttttataaatattttatctgATATATGTTTAGATGATTCTTTTTGTGATGAAcaagatgatataaatatgtattttaaaattattcaaaaattgaaaaactatcaatatgaaaatatcaatatttttaaattgatGGCATTATTTGGATGGTCATATAAATCCCATGATGAAGAACATGCACAAATACTTCAATGTAAATATTGTTTTAGAGAGATTGATATTGTTCAATATTCCTATTTCtctttaaaagaaaataaactTTTTTTACACAAAGACTTATTTGCTTCTCAACAAAAGGATGTGTTACAACATAttttgaaaagaaaaaacattttattaGAACAGAGGAggaaacaaaatgaaaaggaCACTTTGGAATTTACTTCAGAGCATATTATACTTAGTAAAATGTGCGATGATTTGAGGGAGACATATCATAAGTGTATTGAATTAATGAgggataataaaaagaaggaaCATGAGCAAAATCAAGAAAAGGGAAATAATGActtaaataaagaagaaaatatggataaaaataataatatagaagaaaataataaaaatgaaaaatgtaaCCCAAGTGATGTAGCTAGTCAATCTGATTCATGTCAAGAGAATGTCGAATATTCACAAAGTGATGGAATAACAAATAGTGAGTCTAATATTGAAAATTCTCAAAAAGAACAAGAGggattttcttttaaatggAAATTGaagaatttattttcatcacaaATAGTTCAACAGGGTGTAAAGGATATATATAGTGACAAATTATCTTGTGAAGAGGATAGAGAACATATATTGGAAGATATGAAGGAGATAATATTTTCACataaaatggaaaataataaagaccatactaaaaataataataataatagtaataatagtaataatagtaatgatggtgataataataatagtaataatagtaatgatgatgataataatgtggAGAATCACTTAAAAGAGTGCATAGGAGAAATGTGTTTAAATATAGGTCCTTATCTAGAAAACCAGaactattttattaaatctttatatgattattatgtttTGTTAACGCCAGAAATATCTAGCACTGACAAAAATGAAactgatataaaaaatgctTTTATCATTAGACCATTTAATGTTGTTGAAAATCATAGAATATATTGTCCATATATAACGGAAgacttatatttattttcaaaaataaCCAAACTTATTTTTGAATTGTTGATATTAGAATTTGAAAGAAAATATgtattcaaataa